A region of the Dysidea avara chromosome 9, odDysAvar1.4, whole genome shotgun sequence genome:
AATAAATAAGTAGAATTCTTAAGCTCAGTAACAAAGGTTGGTGGTGTCATCCCTAGTATTGCAGTGGTTTTGTTAGGATTAGGTGAAATTCCATGCTTGTCTATCACATGACCTAGGAAAACTATGCAAGACTGGTAAAAGCTGCATTTACCAGCTGACTGAATTCTTTTAAGTGCAGCCTGTAGTCTGGGTTCATGTTCAGCTGAGTCTTTACCATAAACTAGAATATCATTGACATGGCAAAGCACCCTTGGGAGGCCTGAAAGCACTTCATTCATATGGCGTTGAAAGATTTCTGGAGCACTGGATATTCCAAATAGCAATTTATTAAAACAATCTCCCAAAGGGAGTTATGAAAGTGGTCAACAACTTGGACTCATTGGCTAGAGGGATCTGCCAGCATCCGCTGTTGGCATCCAGTTTGCTGAATACTGTTGCTCCTGATATCTGTGCAAGTGTAGTGTCCACTTTCATAGGGTGCACTTCTCGTAATACATTTTCATTAAGAGGTTTGAGGTCGACACATCCGAACTGCCTTGGTACCACTACCATTGCTGCACACCAGGGAGTTGGCTCTTCAACAGGTGAAATTACTCCCAAACTTTTCATCCGTTGTAATTCACATTGCACCTTTAATTGCAGTGGGAGAAGAATGTTTCATGAGGCATTTAAAGCAAATAGTTGGCTGTTTGGTTTAAGCTTGATTGTATATTTGCATGCAAATGTTCCCAGCCCTGTAAGCAACAAAGGATACTGTGAAATGATATTCTTCCCCACAGAGCATGCATTTAGCAATAATTCTAGTTCCTTAATTGCCGGCAATCCCAGAAGGTCACTCTTTAGATCTTTAATTACACACACGTCTGTGTGCAGCGTCTCCCATGGTAAGTGAGGGAGAGATTCGTCTTGCCAAAGATATTCAAGTGGGTCTGATCTAGGCCATAAAGTGATACTTTTGTATCTTTCAATGGCGTGGCAAGACCTCCATGTAGAATCCAATATGGCAGTAACCTCAGCACCTGTATCTACTTGACAGCTATTGGTTTCCTTTGGATTTGGATTGTTATAGCCCATATGTTCTTTTTGGTACCTTCCACAGTGTCTAGATACTTGTCAGGTGTTTCTGGCTGTGGCTGATTTGACTGGCTGGAGGAGAGTTCATGTAAATTCCTGGTCTGCACGGCAACTGAATACTGGCTGCTATAGTGTCTTTTCCTGTTGCAGCGGCAACACATTACATCTCTGGCTGGGAATGACTGTCATGGGTGGGAGGCCTTCCCACATCTTCTCTAGTTCTGGTGTGTCAATGTTTGCCTAGCTGGTATTGTGGGTAGTTTCCTTCTGGGTAATGTTGTAGATACTGCTTCTAGGGATGTATCCTCCTTAACTGGCTGCTTCAATACTTCTTGTTCCTTCACTACCTCACGTTGACGGATTAGCCATTTAGCCTTGTCTAACATGAGTTCTGCCTTCATCTGCAAATGTTTGGACAGGGTGTGGTCATGAACCTCGACTACAAGGCGATCCCGAATTAGTTCTTCTTTCATCACGCCAAATTCACAGTTATCACTTAGTCAGTGTACTTCAGTAATGAATTGCTTGACAGACTCATTCGGCAGCTGACATCTCTTATTAAAGTACATCCCTTCGAAGATAATGTTCTTTCGCACCTCGAAGTAATCATCGAAAACCTCAATGACTTTGCTGTACTTCTTTTTATTCTCTGCGGATATTCTTGTAGTGTCCAAAACATCTTCCGCGTCCTCTCTAAGACAATAGAGAAGATTACTTACTTGTTGCTCGTCCACCTTGTGTGCTAGCCCTAATGCCAGGTGGTATTTTTCAAATCGACGCTTCCATTTAGTCCAGTTGTCAGTCTTCTGGAAGCAAAAAAGAGCTGGAGGCTGTAGGTTCACTGTAGCCATCCTGAAACGACAGttacttctgacaccatgtgcGATAACAACGCATGCACAATAATCATTAATCTAAATACAGCACAGCAAACATATAGAGGTtacaacaacaaacacacagtaTAGTATGcagaacaataattattacatcaaGAACTATAATTTACACCAATATTGGTAGGTGTCCTACTGCTTGTATGCCCTTGTAGTATTTGTGCTGTAGGTAATTTAGATGTCAGTTTCAGGGTattatatttgtatttgtacagtggttctaatagttcttaaATTTAAAAACACGTGCAGTAGTTTTAGCAGAAAGGAAACAATTTAATTGTTCCTACAGTGTTTGCCAATCTTAAGATATTAATTATGTTTTACACATAATCTTGTTTACAGGTGTCAATATTTCATTATTGAGACTATGGGATGAGAAATCCGGACCTTACATGCAAGCATTACATTTCTCTTTTGCGCTGGGAACAGTTGTGGCACCTCTACTAGCCAGGCCTTTCATATCACACAATGCCATACCAGATATACCCACCAGCCATTACTGTAACCCATCAAGGGATGACAACACTACAAAATGTGACAATATTACTAGAGCTTTATTTCCTAATTGTACTGATTCATCAGAAAGTTCTCTACAGTTTGGATGGTCCTACTGGATATCTGCCATAGGTATGTTAATAGTTGCTATTCCACTGATTTATTTTGCTGGTTGTACTAAAAGAAGACATCCCAAGTTGTACACAGATATCATAGAACAACAGGAGAACACTCCATCTGCTACCAAACAGAATAAGAACCCAGCTAATGTACAGCACTACAAAGCCTTTTGGATTTTTATAGTATCAATATGTACGATATTTCTCTTCTTCTACGTTGGCATTGAAGACACCTATGGTAGCTTCATATTCACGTTTTCTGTCACATACAAAGAGCTGTGTTTCTCCAAGTCAAAAGCTGCGTTACTCAATTCTGTCTATTGGGGGTCATTCACATTTGGGAGACTTTTAGGCATCGGAATTGCAATGCTTAAGGTACCAACTACAACTATGATAGTAGCAGACTTTATTGGGTGTATGGTCACAGTGGTACTGATTAATGTACTACATACAGGTGAAACTGTGATTTGGATTGGGTCTGCATTAATGGGTTTGGCCATTGCTTCTATATTCCCTACAACATTAGTATTTGTTGATGAACATTTGGAGGTGACAGGAAGGGTCACTGCAATACTTGTGAATGGAGCAGCACTGGGTGGTATGGTGCTTCCATTAACTGTGGGACTACTTGTTACAAATGTCAACCCAGAGTATTTTCTCTATCTCATGTTGGCATATTCTTCAGGTGCTTCAGCATTGTTTGTTATAATGTTGGTAGTGTCTTACTTGTGGCGACGTTACTACTCTGTTAACTCTACTGTTCCGGTACACTATGAACCACTACCAGAAGAGAATATGGAAGAGACTAGTGACACTACTGTTGAAGACAATGTGACAACTACTGAGGATAGTGATCACACCATTGAGACTACTGGTCtttaatttatttaataatttatTGTTTGTACATAATTTTATATTATTTGATTTACCAAATCAGTGGTGACCATACatatcattataattatatctGCAACatcaataaatgtgactggatttgcgaaatgGGGccgggtcttccacacacatccaattctatgaacttggagtTAGTGTTCAAGAACATATAAGTATGAAATTCAATGCTGGTGcccactactgaccaaatttcagctcCATAACTTTTCCCAATCTTTTCAAAGTTGATAAATTGAATGTgtatggaagaccccttttcacaaatccagtcacatttgtatcAATACATTTTCTGTTGTATTCTTTTAGTTTGATAAAGCCAATATTCTCCATACAGGTACCAGTACACTTATTATGTACTAGCATTGGTATTTACCCTTCGTGCAGGACCATTTCGCATTCCACATTAACCACAATGAAAATCACACATTGGGAATTACGCATTAAAGATCATGTCGTAAAGTGTAGCATGATGGTAATATCGCCTTTAAATTTCTTCTTTCTTATTccatcatgcaagcctaatGATGTGAACATGCGGATTAATTGAATGGCATGTAAGCTAATGTCAAGACATGTACAGCTATGTGGTGTAAATAGTACCTTTCCTATCATGCTAGAATTGTAACATGGTCAACAAAGAACCGAATACAAAGAGTATTTAAAAGCAATACTATATTTGccgtagctatactgcaagcaaaatattgagcaaatgAACTTAACACACAGGTGCATACTTCCTAGCTAATTGATACATGACTTGAAGAAGGCACTCACTCTTATAGAACACATGGGACCATATAGGGATAAGTGACAGTTCAGCTttctatataataatattatgagcCTAAAGAGTGGCATATATGTacaagaccatgtgcatttcatttgctaAAAATTCTTAGCAGGCTAAGTGTCCCCATACATGGGATATAGTACTGCAGATGCTGTAGTTTCCATACTCAGCAGCTGTGAAGAATTCTCAATAGTCAGTTAGTGGATCTTAGGAAGATTTGCTTGTACAATTTGTATCACCTACTTTATAGTGCATAGTTGTCCAACttaaaaaatatatttttaatgTTATTTTTTATAATGTTAAAATGTTATTATTTTTCAAAATGAAGCAATGCCAAAGTTTATTATGCCATGTCTTCATTGTCTTTAATGCTTTTCTACTGTTAGCACATTGATTAGCAGGTTTTTAAATGTACTAGTGTATTTCCTGTTTTTGTCATTAATAGAAAGCTATGTTCGACTGAACACCATGACTAAGTACCTGGCTGTTCTATACATGCATGGTACGATGACTGCGTAAGGCAGACCTATCACTTGATATACACTTTTCCAAATGCTGTGGGGCAATATTGAACTTGCTATGAACAAAGAAAAGTCAAGTTAGAAATAGctcattggtacctgccctatacCTGTAGGACTATTTCAGATTCACATATCATAAAGTGTAACATGCATGGTCGTATTGCTTTTATTATTCAAGCCTAATGATGTGAGCATGTGGGTTAACTAAACAACAGAACCACATAATAAGTGACAATATAAACACATGTTCCATGGTGGTGCCAGCAGTACTACATGTTCTATCATGCAGGAACTGTAGCACGActaatagctacatatattgCAAGCAAAGATTGGATAACACAGGTGTATACTTCCTGACACCCAggttaattatttttatgattTAGGCAAGCAGTTAACATCATAAAAGAATTGAAGTTACAAAGATATGGTATTTAATAAAACACACAGACAAAAGCAATTGTAGATTACCAACTAGAAGAATTACCAGAATTAAAGGAACTGAAGGAGTTGGGCATTGAGgataattattatagtgaaGTATACACCACCAACAACAATCATGTGACAATGATGGACGAGAACAACAGTGATGACAATAACACTATCATTGGTAAGAATGTATACTGTATGTCTTGTACATGTGTAACCTTCTCAGTGAAAACTGTATAGCATATAACATAAAAGTTCCACAGGGGGAAAATTTTGCCTTTAGTGCATTCTCTAATACAATATTGAAGCTTTTGATCAAAATGTTACTAGTCAAAATGCTCAAACATTCAATTCATCAATCAAAACTTTCCCTTGTCAAATATTTGTGCTATTTGGTAGTTTGTATGGAGAGTTGTTGAAAACATCAattgaaataattatgtgaccctaCAGTactttggaaaaccatacatttgggtacattggccaattttctttttttatagctaaaatgaagcactgagtggttatctaccttgtgtgaaaattttgtgatgatacattgaagcattccaaTGATGTGGCTAAAAATCAGTTTATTGAACTGCATAGTGATtaggtgtgacaaattgatgacaaatcactttgttgacaaagatctccaTTTTTATTatctaaaatggatgaaaagagatccttgagagtttaatcatgtgttctttgtgcttttcctcagttaaatcacttgtattattgtttaaagacaagaaaatgtttggctttaggaatgaacaaatcacccaatttgtaagttaattgctgtcccatgcattgtgaaactactacatggtctgatataattgagtatatctcctagaataaagaAGCTATGGATGTGAATTTCAcggcaagaaggcttaatagttacTTTAACAgaatatacaaaaaaaagttgatTTAAAAAATCGCTGAAATTTTTAATGAacattcccacaaattttgcatgtgcccaaatgtatatggttttccaaaatatggtcacatattTGATTGTTTGTAACTCACCCAAGCCTACAGTTGCTAAAAGCAGTCTGAGACTAAACTATATCTCTACTGCGTGACTAAAATCTGTATAGTTTGCATCAATATCTAATTTGCTGAAACTCTGCACACTACACTCACACAGGTACACTTTAGTCCACTGCTGTCCACACAATCAGAACAGGAATGGTGACATTAACCACATGACCTGAGTGTGCCCACCACATCCTCTttacacacacaagcacacacacacacacaccacacacacacacaaagcatgcatgcacccacacccacacactcACACTTAGTGGTGTTGGAGCTTTGGCCTTTCTCTGGATAGtccctgcaggttactagtcctgcctcTGGATGATTTGCCTGTGCAAGATCTTTTGCTTGAAATGTGAGTCATTTTAATACATCTTCCATGCTTGCATCACAGAATGGCAATAGAGTTTCTCAACATCAAGCTCCAGGGCTGGCAGCAAGTGGTTATATATTGAAACAACAGACCCCCACAAAACTTGGTTGTCATGACAACTTTCAATAGTCCACTTTATTCTATGCCAATATACTCATGTAGCATGGGAGTGTCCAGTACTGGTAGATGTGGTCAGCCTTAGGAAAAGAAACAACTCAAAGTACACGACCCTTTTCTCTATGATCTATACTATTATGCAGTCATTGCCACAGTAACTGGAGCAGGATGGGAGGTTGATATAGCAACATTGTTATGGGATTTAGCAAGacagcagaggaggttggtcacgtgTCATCAAACATCTTGTGATTTCAAATCAACACCTCAGTATCATATTCTAAGATATCGATAAATTATGTTTCCCAGCATCCTTCTTTCAGTCACACGGCACTGTGTGGTCGTTATTACGTAGCAACACCATCATTCCCTACATGTATAGTAAAATAACAAGTGACTATCATCACACCACTTTATGTACCTGAGCTACAAGCCTACAACTGTAGGAAAGACACACCCAGCACAGTATGGTTGCTATTAGCAAAATCATCATTCCCTAAAATAAAATAACAACTGACTATTGCCACAAGCAAAGCTAAGCAAAAACTAAAGCAGccggggcaggactagtaacccacaggaggactatccaggtctcacggagagaagtcacagaacccaaagttccgccacaacaaccccaacactATTAAGGACAAgctgggcatttgcttccccattAAATACCAGGTAAAGTGAGGCAGCATTGCCAGGTAaacaaaaggttccaggtttgatgctcaGTTAGGTCAACTTGCTATTGtcatttccttgagcaagaaactttacttgcattgctccagtctacccaactGTTTTAAGTAGGTGCATGCCTGGTGACCTGGTATCAACTGcagaagcagcccacccagctgtaatatcAATGGGTACCTATCACCTAAGAGTGAAAATAGTAACTATaatgaaattacaaacagtaCAACAAACAAATTTGTCATACACAACAAATAACCTCACCTCAGTTCAAATCTATGACTCCAATTAACATGATGATCCCTTGCAATATTAACTTTAATTTTATCATGTTATTTGGTTAGttaccgtacggagggaaactttggaggaggaaaaatttggcgaatcaagcaaaatatcactgttggcaaaataaaatttggcaaattgttaGCAGAGCGCAcgccctatttaattaattagattactaatcATTGTCTGAAGCGAGAACTGCATGGGAGTGCCACGCCTCTTCAGCTGGAGTCATAACtaaaggtaatactatatagacagtagatctacaccctctggaagaGTGAATATCGTATGGTAGGACTCGCTACTTGTCACACCCGTTTCGAGGTGAGGTTTGAGCTCGGGTTTGAGGATATCacatagatacatttactaattacttattgtctatctaattgtttgctgtatatcttttgtgtatgtgtgatttctttggggtgttgatcgctccctgggcgcatcggcaattgccgtctgcccagtaacaataaataaatcacGTATACAGCCGTAGCTAGCTACCTAATAaggtagtcgaggcaggcttggctcttggcccagtagcccttggtcaaatagaaaattgattagttcgagGCTTGGTTTACTATTTTCTTGAccagcaaaatatttggatggggaaaatttggtcattcgccaaattttaatggcgcaaaagtttccctctatacggtatataaTATCTACTTTTTCAGTgcttaaaattttaattaatgATTGCTTTGACACTACAAGATCCTTAATGGTATTCAGTCCAAAGCTAGCAGCTTCAGcactagcagcagcagcaacataagggtgactgttgtaataGAGTATTTGAGTGATACATTGGCTAAAGTTTCCTCAACTTATTATTAGTAACTTTTACTGTTTGGCCATTTTTTATCAGTACCATTGCTCAAGGGAAATTCCACTTCACCCTCCAATTCAGTTTGGTAATCAGACAAATACCATACTATAGAACTCCGTAATAATTTTGCCAAACCTATGTTGgctgtacacaaaatttctttTGATCTAAAGGCACTTGAGTATTTGTGAAATTCTTTGCCAGCTGGCCTCATAGATCTAGATCTGCTGAATTCCAAAATGCCATTTTCTATAATTAATGGTATTGTGCACAGACAGCATGCAGTGTTGCTTTGTATATCAATTCCTGAGTGGGGGCCTGAATTAATatgctgtgtgttatattagagtgtttctgTGTATTGCATGTATACATACTGGTCGGATTTAAGAAGGTATACTATTCTCTTTGAGGCACTGCCGTTAATATGCTTGTGTGTACTTATGTATCATTACAACAAGGAGGCTAAATCTGAGTTTCTGCTAACTTTAAACATTCGCTGAGAGTTTAAAATTGtcattcactacaaaattaaaGATATGGATTTTTGGTGTGAGGTAGCCAACTTTGAACAGTCAGCACTAAGATACAAGAGGTAAAGCTGCATCGCTGCAATTAAAATTGGCTTTCAATGATCAAAACAAGGGGTTGTCCTTGAGGAAGAAGTTGATAGACAGTGTAGCTAAAGTAAAAGTTTTAACTCTTATTTAGTGGCCATGGCCTATAGCTGGCTTGTTGTTTCAAGTGAAGCTAGACCTGTGATTCCCAagccattatatatatatttgataAATGTGAAATTATAAGGCCATTAGTAAACAACCAACGTCACATCGTTTTAATCCAGAATGTACATAGTAAGTCTATAGTACAGTATACTTTATTGACCTTTAGCCATTGGAATGAGTGATCAttcagtatgtagctatagctacgtactTGTTTGCTGGTGTTCTAACTATAGTGCTGTAGCTATTTGCTTTATAAGATCTTCATGTTTCCAGACTACTCAACAGTAAGATGGATATCACAAGAGAAGTGTACAAGATTAATGTGACAGAAGCATCCAATAGGTAACAAGATAGAAGGTCTTTGTGTGTATCCACATTGGAATAGGATGTTTATATATAAGTAGCACTGGTTTTGCAGTCTTCACCCTACTTCACATAATGTTTACAATTTAACATCTCAGTTTGTGGTCGTACAACCAGCTTTTAACTTGATATCGGACACGCAATAAAAAACAGTACTTGTATCCATTAGAGCTGTGCGGTATTGAAAGATAGCAAACAGTATACCTTCTGGCAAGTCACTTACCTAATATGAGGTGAATCAGTGTTGAGGAagtttggtgatttttaatgtCATATATGTAGCTTTGCATCTTCCCTGAATGTGTATTATTAAACCATTAAAATATCATGCAAAATTACATATACACAAATATTAGGTCACATCGATTCACCAATCACACCATCACTATGCTATATCCTAAGAGATCCTATTAAAATATTACACTCAACTGCATGggtattgcatgcatgataggaAAGTATAGACTCTAAATATTTGCCATGTAATTTGCATGATATTGTCGGTCAGTGATAACTTAATAAGGAAGATAACTAAGGCAGCGTGCACGACAGACAAATTGTCCACAAGCACTATGTATATCTGTGTCTGATATCAATTAGTTGAACCACATGAGGATTGCAAAGCCAGTGCTATACATTCCACACTATAGGCACCTACTAACATATATGGTTAAAACTGCAGCTGGTTGAAAAGAAAGTGTTTTAAAGGCACTATGgacatacaaataatattacTTGAAGATCTATAGATGACTTTCATGCTCAGTGGCTATGGCCTTGTCAGTAGTTATATATTTTGCAAATTGATGTCCAGTGCAACAAGCAAATTTTCATGTTGAACAATAAAGTGTGCATATGTCTCCTGTAAGCAATATTCTACAGTCACTAGCAATCATATTATTTGCCATACCATTTAAATTCCAGTGTCAAGATGTAGCTATACATAGGGCTCATCTCCtgaaatgcatgcatgtgtggaaAGACTAACAATCTTTTTAAGGGTCAATCATTACCAGTCCTACCGGGCATTCCACAAAACAGTGTGACAATACATAACTCAACGATTTTAGCTTAGGTTCCCTGGCTTGTGGtaagcaccttgtacaggccTCGCCTCCAGtgttcgccctccagtgcctaactggtaaagcagataaaaacaaacaaaacaagcaACTGTTTATCAGACTTACTACTCGATATCTGGAGATTGGATCAACTGGAACCCTCTACAACAGCACAGATACCATCATTAGTTCCAGTGTGGGTACAGATACACACAAAGATTTAACCATGTCTCCTGATTCCAGAGTAGCTACTAGTTGATATAATGATGAGGAGCTCGAGGATGAAGACAATTCACAGGTcgctagtgggatagcacttagACAGTTCCAAAGTCAGAAATTCGACTCGAGTCAACCactatggaggtttctgtacagtaaaaaaatacaatacaaataGCTATAATTTACACGTACAGGCTATTTCATACATGGacatgctggacatggatatatagctcatctttatttaccGGGCCCTTCAatcatcttctataacaagaggtcatAATTTAAACCGCTACAAATTAAGACACACCTTGATAGATTTTATTTTGATTACCAATGTGATATTGTAGCTTAATTATtttttgtagtagtagtagtttgaTTATGGGTTTTTGTTTTGCCTAATTACTTGTatccccaataataataatatgatacAATACTACAAGTGTGATTAAGCGCACCTTGCTGAATAAGCGCCACTTCAAAAAAATAATTGCAAACTGGAGCTTGGAGCCATAGATCGAGCCACAGATGCTGGTGATTGTGACTGAAACCTTGATAGGCGAAAGATGGAAAAGATAAAGCTGTTCCTCACATTCTTGTTTTGTTGTTCGTTCTTCTTTTTGGTAAGaattgtattgtgtagtgtacGATGCATGGAGTGCAGGACCTGCTCACGGCGACCTTCCCGCTTAATTAAGGTCTAAGCTAGAGTACATGATAAGCtgttattttgtagggagaCATTCTAGCACTGCTAGGGCCTACCCTGTTAGACTTCGCCCATCATGTGTCAGGGAGTGATAACAGTATACCAGTGATCTTCTCAGTGCGTTCCATAGGCTACTTCACTGGCAGTGTTGTTGGTggagtactgtatgataagtacAGGAATAAGAGATACGCTATGTTGGCAGCATCTGTTGTCATTGCTGCTCTGGGTGAGTGTACAAGGGGAGTTggcacacaggcactcactgcaggtagatctgcaactgcagtcaaactctaagtcaaggGTCAAGTCTACCAAATTCGTGCCAAGTCAATGGTCAAGGGCAAAAATTtctaacccacaatcgaaaagtattgaaatattgctaagtcacaggtcaaagggGCTGTTAGTCAAAGGTCACAATGAAATTTTGCCGGGTGGATCAAGACTGACCatggttgcagatctacctataGTGTATACCTACATGATACCTCCTTgatgtagctacaatgtaaaagtatgtgtgcatgtatgcatttATGTGGGTATATATATGGGTACATATTTGGATGTGTGGTTGTGTGATACTCTATATGTTGGTGTGTGATACTGTATAtggtatagcctaaatattttgagggagaaatttttgctgatttcgtgGTTTCAGGGATTACTAGCAAACATTTTATCCTtgaatatttagacctccatatagtcttaTACATTTTGGGAGCATTAACAAatccacaaatattttatttttagcacttACACTATTCCAGTGAAATATCTGTACTATAGACTTGCAATTGATCGATACCGATACTCGTAATATTGGTACCGATATCGATAtaatattggtatcggtacagccctaatcagcacctgcctacaaacattgtcacatgtctagTTACCTTCTAattatgggatgaaacaagcccacgggaggccatagtgcccaaacagtatggcagtattaaaaaaaaacaggcagtatcaaaaccagtatggCTAGTAAAAGTACTATAAGTACTATTAAAAG
Encoded here:
- the LOC136265919 gene encoding sodium-dependent glucose transporter 1A-like; this encodes MEKIKLFLTFLFCCLFFFLGDILALLGPTLLDFAHRVSGSDNIIPVIFSVRSIGHLTGSVVCGILYDKYRNQRYAMLAASIVIAALVSVLLPFSPTLYTLIPAMFLQGIPIGYLNSGVNISLLRLWDEKSGPYMQALHFSFALGTVVAPLLARPFISHNAIPDIPTSHYCNPSRDDNTTKCDNITRALFPNCTDSSESSLQFGWSYWISAIGMLIVAIPLIYFAGCTKRRHPKLYTDIIEQQENTPSATKQNKNPANVQHYKAFWIFIVSICTIFLFFYVGIEDTYGSFIFTFSVTYKELCFSKSKAALLNSVYWGSFTFGRLLGIGIAMLKVPTTTMIVADFIGCMVTVVLINVLHTGETVIWIGSALMGLAIASIFPTTLVFVDEHLEVTGRVTAILVNGAALGGMVLPLTVGLLVTNVNPEYFLYLMLAYSSGASALFVIMLVVSYLWRRYYSVNSTVPVHYEPLPEENMEETSDTTVEDNVTTTEDSDHTIETTGL